DNA sequence from the Nitrospirota bacterium genome:
GGCCGTAAATGATGCGAAACCGATACTGCTGGAACCCATAATGAAGGTTGAGGTAATTACTCCCGATGATACCCTCGGCGCGGTAATCGGGGATCTGAATTCAAAAAGGGGCAGGGTACAGGGGGTCGAGCCCCAGGCAGGCGGCAATCAGAAAATTAACGCACAAGTCCCCATGTCAGAAATGCTCGTATATGCTAACCAGCTGACCAGTCTGACGTCCGGAAGAGGGCTTTATTCCATGGAATTTTCCCATCACGAGGAACTTCCCAGCCACTTGACACAGAAGATCATCGCTGAACGGGAAGCTCAGAAGAAAGAAAAGGAAGAAGAGAAGTAAGAGGGGTTTCAGCTCATGCCAAAAGACTACAAGGATACCCTGAATCTTCCGCTGACAGATTTTCCCATGAAAGCCAATCTGGCACAGAAGGAGCCCTTTCTTCTCAGGTTCTGGGAGGAAAAGGAAATATACGCCAGAATCCAGGAAAAAAACAGGAAAGGCACGCACTACATTCTTCACGACGGCCCGCCATATGCAAACGGACATATCCATATCGGGCATGCCCTGAACAAGATACTCAAGGATATCATCGTGAAGTACAAATCGATGAAGGGTTTTTACGCTCCCTATGTGCCCGGCTGGGACTGCCACGGGCTCCCGATCGAACTCCAGGTTGACAAAAATCTCGGCGACAGGAAAGACACGCTTGATATCCTTGAAAAAAGAAGACTCTGCAAGGGATATGCAGCGGAATTCGTGGATATTCAGCGGGACGAATTCGTCAGGCTCGGGGTTTTCGGTGACTGGCAGACACCCTACCTGACCATGTCGAATGCATACGAGGGGACAATCGTAAGGGAATTCTGCCGTTTTTTCGAGAACGGATACGTCTATAAGGGGAAGAAACCCGTGCACTGGTGTCCTTCCTGCATTACCGCCCTTGCCGAGGCAGAGGTTGAGTACGGGAATAAAGAGTCCCCGTCAATATTCGTGAAATTCCCCCTTGATGAGGAAAATATCCGGCGATATTTCCCCGAACTGGAAGGGGAAAAGGTATCTGTACTGATATGGACAACCACTCCCTGGACCCTTCCTGCAAACCTTGCAGTGGCGTTTCATCCTGACTTCGGGTACATTGCCGTCAGGCAGGACAGCGAGACATATCTCATCGCAGAAGGAAGGCAGGAAGCCCTCAGGGAAAAAATCGGCCTTGGAGGGAATACCGTCTCAAGAAAAACCGGGAAAGAACTCGAGGGCATGCATGTTCGCCATCCTTTTTTCGGGAGACATTCCGTCGCAGTGCTCGGGGAATTCGTCTCACTCGAGGATGGAACCGGCATTGTCCACATTGCACCTGGGCATGGTGAAGACGACTATGAGACCGGGCTGAAATACAATCTCGATATCTATGCTCCCGTTGACAAGCATGGCAAGTTCAGGTTCAGCGGGACCGAACAGGACTCGTCCCTGCAGGGGAAGTTTGTGTTCAAGGCGAATGCGGAAATAATCGGAATCCTGAAAGAACACAATGCCCTTGTTATGGAAGAAAAGATCACACATTCATATCCCCATTGCTGGCGATGCAAAAAACCCGTCATTTTCCGGGCAACAGCGCAATGGTTCATCTCCATGGACAGGAAAGGGCTGAGGCAACAGGCTTTGTCGGAGATAGGAAACGCCACCTGGATTCCGAAATGGGGGATGGACAGAATTCAGGGGATGGTCTCCAACAGGCCTGACTGGTGTATCTCAAGGCAGAGGGCATGGGGGGTACCGATTACGGTGCTGAGATGTGATGCATGTGAGGAGTTTGTCTCAGACCATGATGTGTTATCACGCATTGTTGCCCTGGTGGAGGAACAGAGTGCCGATGTATGGTTTATGAAAAATCCCGAGGAATTCCTGCCCGCAGGATACGTGTGCAGGAAATGCGGCAGCTCATCCTTTTCGAAGGAAACGGACATCCTCGATGTCTGGTTCGACTCCGGTGTCAGCCACGCCGCTGTCATGGAGACAGACGAAAGGCTTTCCTGGCCTGCCGATATGTATCTTGAGGGGAGCGACCAGCACAGGGGATGGTTTCAGAGTTCCCTTCTCGCGTCTGTCGGAACCAGGGGGAAAGCCCCTTACAGGACTGTGCTTACCCACGGGTTCACGGTCGACGGTCAGGGCAAGAAGATGTCCAAATCCCTCGGAAACGTGGTCGCACCGCAGGAGGTCATTAAGAGCAACGGCGCGGAGATACTCCGCCTGTGGGTTTCAGCTGAGGATTACCGGGATGACGTAAGAATCTCGAAGGAGATACTCGACAGACTCACGGAGGCATACCGGAAAATCAGGAACACCTGCAGGTTTCTGCTGGGGAATGTATATGATTTCGACGGGCAGGATTACCGTTCAGACATGCTGGAGATTGACAGATGGGCAATGAGCAGGCTGCAGAGCTTCACCCGAAAAGTCGTATCCGCCTATGACAGCTTTGATTTTCACGAGGTATTCCACAGCATCTATAATTTTTGTGTTGTCGATATGAGCTCTTTTTATCTCGATGTCCTGAAGGACAGGCTCTATACATTCAAATCCGACTCACGGGAAAGACGTGCTGCCCAGTGGGTCCTGAGCCGGATACTGTCGACGATGACAAGGCTGATGGCCCCGATACTTTCGTTTACCGCAGAGGAGGTCTGGCAGAATATAAGGCAAAAGGGCGAAAATCGGGAACAGAGTAAAACAGGGGTTGTGGAATCGGTATTCCTCGCTTCATTCCCGGAGGTCAATGAAGAATTCCATGACCCGAACCTTGAGAAAACATGGAACGATCTGTTCATGCTGAGAAATGAGGTAAACAAGGCAATCGAGATCAGGAGGATGGAAAGATTCCTCGGCAATTCTCTCGAAGCACGGATCGTGCTCCGGCTTCCGGAACAATACAAAACCCCTGTTGCAGAGAGAAAAGACTTTCTCGCAACCTTTTTCATCGTCTCATCAGTAGCGCTCTCCGGGGAAAGCAATCCTGATGCTTTCAAAAGCACAGAGATCGAAGGACTCGAGATCAGTGTGGAAAAGGCCTCTGGCACAAAGTGCCAGAGATGCTGGAACTGGAGTGAGGCCGTCGGCACATTTGCAGATGCTTCCGACCTCTGCGACCGCTGTCATAAGGTCGTGTTCGGCAAAGAAGCACGTTGATTTCTTTCCCGGAATACCGGCAGGATGTCACCGGAGTAGCGGTCTTTTTGCACAGGGCGGGCAGAGAATGAAAAGAAATGCATATGTTTTCCTGATTGTTGTTGGTATCGTGGTGCTCGATCAGGTCACCAAATACTGGATCGCCAGCTCCATGGGTCCGACCGATTCCATAGAGCTGTTCCCGTTCCTCCACATCGTCAATGTAAGGAACACCGGCGCCGCATTTGGGAGTTTCAGAGAACTCGGGAGCAGTTTCTTCATTATTGTTTCGGGAATGGCCATTGTCTTCGTGATATATCTTCTGCACAAAAGGCTCTATAATACCATTGGACTTTCCCTCATCCTTGGGGGAGCCATAGGCAATCTCATCGACAGGATCGCCTACGGCCAGGTTGTCGATTTTATCGATTTTTCTGTCGGCAGGTTTCACTGGCCTGCGTTCAATGTGGCGGACTCCTCCCTTACCATCGGTATCGGGGTGATCTTTCTGACTTCGTTTCTCAAAAAGCAGCCTTCGCCCACACAATAAGTATCCCCTGCAGGTACCGGCAATCCCCTGCAAAAGATCATGGTGCAATGATCTGTGCCATCTTTCCTGGTAACCCGGAGCACAAACCCCGGTGACGGCATTTGACTTCTTCCCCCTGTTTGGATAATAGTAAAGGGAACCTTCACCGGAAAGGGGGATTTTCAGGGGGATGAAATACACGGTATCCACACTGTGTCTTGCCATGAGTCTTTTGGTTGCTGCCGTCACTGCGGGTGGTGCGGAATGGGAATATCTTGGCGCAGACAAGAACGGGATTCCGCTTTTTTATGACAAAAAGAATATTACTGAATCTGACGGCATAATAAAAATCTTTCAGAAGCAGGCATATCCCGAAGAGATGCTGCAGCGGATAGGGGAAAGGTTTGGCGCCAGATACGCGGATTTGAAGAAGATCGTGAACCTGGTAGAAATAGACTGTGAAAGCAGAAGTACCAGAACCAGCTCCGTCACCTATTATGACGCAAAAGACAACATCATCGAAACAAAACAGGGAGATAGAGAGTGGACATCAATTCCGTATGCACATGCATCAGCATCAAACATCCTTTATGAACTCTCCTGTCCTGCCGAATGGACTCATATCACCTCGTCAAAGGAGCAGGATTATTTCCTGAATGCACGCAGAATCTCATCCAGCACCTCTGATGTGACATTCTGGATGAAAGGGGTTGACCGCACAACCTCACTGGACACGGAAAAGGACAAATTCACGATAAGATGCAATAACGGAACCTATGCCCTCAGGTACCACGTCAAATATGCCCCTGACGGCACGGCATCGACAGTAAAATCCTATGAACGTCTCGCAGAATGGTCAAAGATCGGCAATGATACAATAATCGGCTTTTTCCGGCAGGTCCTGTGCACTGATGGTCTCGCAAGGAAAGATATCAGGGAGCATCTGAACTATCTTACACAGAAATAGCAATCGCCGTTTTCTGCGCTGCAGTCTGATTTGGCCTTCTGTGCTATTATATGTAAATGTATCCGGTCCTGTTCAAATTTGGCCCTCTTACAGTTCACACGTACGGCTTCCTCGTAGCGCTTGGCTTCCTCATCGGATTGAGCTTTGCCGTAATACAGGCAAAAAAGGAGGGGGTTTCCTCAGAGAAAATCATCGACCTCTCATTTTACCTGCTCCTTTCCGCAATAATCGGTTCAAGACTTTTTTTCGTCTTCATTAATTTCGACCACTATCTCAGCAAACCTCTTGACATATTCAAGATATGGGAAGGCGGCCTGGTCTTTTACGGCGGAGTGCTCCTCGCAATTCCCACCGTACTGTGGTACGTGAAAAAACACAGCCTCCCTTTCTGGAGTACTGCAGATATATTTACACCTTCAATTGCAATCGGACATTCCTTCGGGAGGCTCGGCTGCTTTGCTGCAGGCTGCTGCTACGGGAAGACCGCTGAACTGCTCCCGTGGGGAGTAATCTTTACCGACCCCGAATGTCTTGCACCCACCAGGCTTCCGCTGCACCCAACACAACTCTATGAGTCTGCAGGAGAGTTCGTCAACTTCCTTGTGCTTCTGGGCTTAAGGAGGCACAAGTCTTTCAATGGCCAGCTTTTCATGACCTACCTGCTCCTGTATTCCGTCCTGAGATTTACTGTCGAGTTTTTCAGGGGTGACATCAGCAGGGGATTCATCTATTCTCAACTTTCCGTTTCGCAGGGAATCAGTATTCTGCTGTTTCTTGGAGGCATTGCAGGCTTCATCATCCTGAAACACAGGAATCGCCGTGTCACGGGAAACAGCCCCTGATATACGCATTCTCTTCATTACTACGTAAGGGGCATGCCTTTTTTCTTCTCTCCGGAGCGGTCAGGTTGCAGGTCCTCGGGAACCCGGATGCCATGGAAACAGCGTCCCCCGGGGCAGTTTTGAAAGCTTCATGATTTTCTGATATATTTATCAGTGGAATGCGCCGCAGATTTTCGCATCTCCTGAAGAAAAAGACCGGGAGGGACTTATGCTTAAGAAAGTGAATCCGCTCGAAACAGCCGCATGGAAGAAGCTCCAGGACCACTTCATCCTCATGAAAGATAAAAGGATGGATGCAATGTTCCGTGAATCTCCCGAACGGTTTTCCAGGTTTTCCCTCCGGTTTGAAGACATCCTGCTTGACTACTCAAAAAATATCATCACCGACGAAACCCTCCGGCTTTTTCTTGCGCTGGCCGAAGAAGTGCACCTCCGGGAAGCGATCGAGAAAATGTTCTCCGGAGATGCGATAAACGAAACCGAAAACCGTGCAGTGCTGCATACCGCGCTCAGGAACCGTGCAAACTCGCCGGTGTATGTAAACGGCAATGACGTCATGCCCGAAGTGAACCGGGTGCTGAACCAAATGGAGGGCTTTTCAGAACTGGTTCTCTCAGGGAAATGGAAGGGCTATGCCGGAAAACCTGTTTCGGATATCGTGAACATCGGTATCGGCGGCTCTGACCTCGGACCGGTGATGGTCACCGAAGCCCTGAAACCGTATAAAATGTCCCGTATCAATGCGCACTTTGTTTCGAACATAGACGCCACGCATATCACTGAAACCCTGAAAAACCTGTCACCCGAAACGACATTGTTCATGATTGCCTCAAAGACGTTTACCACACAGGAGACCATGACAAACGCACACACCGCACGAAAATGGTTTCTCGCCGCCGCAAAGGATGAAATCCATATACAGAAACATTTTGTGGCGATATCCACCAATGAGGAAGCGGTGAAGGATTTCGGGATCGATCCCGCTCACATGTTCCGCTTCTGGGACTGGGTCGGTGGAAGATATTCCCTCTGGTCCGCCATAGGGCTCTCGATCGCCTGTGCTGTCGGCTTCGAGAACTTCACTGAACTGCTTGAAGGCGCGCACGCAATGGACAGGCATTTCAGAGAAACGCCTTTTGAGAAAAACATCCCCGTGATCCTGGCATGTATCGGCATCTGGTACAACAATTTTTTCGGAGCCCAGACTGAGGCCATCCTTCCGTATGACCAGTACATGCACAGGTTCCCTGCCTATTTCCAGCAGGGCAATATGGAAAGCAACGGGAAAAGTGTCGGCAGGGACGGACATGAAATCGCACATCAGTCAGGTCCGGTTATCTGGGGAGAACCCGGAACAAACGGCCAGCATGCCTTTTACCAGCTGCTCCACCAGGGGACCAAACTGGTACCCTGCGATTTTATCGCGCCCGCGATCAGCCACAACCCGTCCGGAGACCATCACCCCACGCTGCTCTCGAATTTCTTCGCACAGACCGAGGCATTGATGAAAGGCAGATCCGAAGATGAGGTCGTCGGGGAACTCAGGCGGGCGGGGAAAAGCGAAGAGGAGATTAGGAGACTAGCTCCGTTCATGGTTTTCAAGGGGAACAGGCCTTCCAATTCGATCCTCTGCAAGAAACTCACTCCGAGGACACTCGGCAGTCTGATCGCAATGTACGAACATAAAATCTTTGTCCAGGGTGTCGTCTGGAATATCTTCAGTTTTGATCAGTGGGGGGTGGAACTCGGGAAACAGCTCGCCGCGAAAATCCTTCCCGAACTCGGAAATGATGATCCGGTGTCTTCCCACGATCCATCAACGAACGGTCTTATCAATGCATTCAAGGAAATGCGAAGAAAAGCATAACACTGCGTTGTGTGCCCGCGGATAAAATGATACCGTTCAGAGCGGCAGATACGCCCTTGGATTAAGGTCCAGTCCGGCTGTATTCCCCGATTTCAGATGATGATACCCGGCTGCAGCGATCATCGCCGCATTGTCGGTGCAAAGGGATACTGCCGGGATGAAGACGTCCGCATCCCGCTCCGCAGCCATCTCTTTCATCCTCTTCCTCAGCGCACTGTTCGCAGCTACGCCTCCTGAGAGCACCAGCCTTGTCATGCGTTCTTTCCTGATCGCCCATTCTGTCTTCCGTACCAGCACATCCACCACAGACGCCTGAAAGGATGCGGCGATATCCTCCAGTCTGTGGCTGACGCCCCCTGTGCCCTGCTTTCTCACCAGGTGGAGCACCGCGGTCTTCAGCCCGCTGAAGCTGAAGTCGAGGGATTCTGGAAGGTAGGCCCTCGGGAAATCAATCGCCTTCGGGTCCCCATCTGATGCAAGCCTGTCGATGACTGGTCCTCCGGGATAGCCAAGCCCGAGGAGTTTTGAAACCTTGTCGTATGCTTCGCCTGCTGCGTCGTCCCTTGTCCTCCCGAGCTCCCTGTACCTGCCGAATTCCTCAACCCTGAAAAGGCAGGTATGGCCGCCTGAAACCATGAGTGAGAGAAAAGGAAACGAGGGCTTCGGATCATCAAGAAATGCAGAAAATATGTGTCCCTCGAGGTGATTGACCGCAACCAGAGGTATTTTCTTTGTATAACTCACTGCCTTCGCAAAAGAGCATCCTACAAGAAGAGACCCGATCAGCCCCGGCCCTTGGCAGACCGCGATACCGGACAGGTTCTGGAAGAGAATTCCCGCCTGCCGGAGCGCCTCATCAACCACCGGCCAGATCATCTCGATATGTCTGCGGGATGCAAGCTCGGGTACAATGCCTCCGTATTTTTTATGGATTTCAGTCTGGCTGGAGATCACATTCGAGACTATCTGTACGCCGTTTTCCACGACTGCCGCAGAAGTATCATCACATGACGTATCGATGCCGAGGACGAGCATGAAACCCCTTTAAGGCGAATGCTCGAAGATGTTCACCCCTTTGGGAAAGGAAAATTCGAAAAGCGTGTCTTCCAGGCCGGTATTGATCCTGACATCCTTC
Encoded proteins:
- the tsaD gene encoding tRNA (adenosine(37)-N6)-threonylcarbamoyltransferase complex transferase subunit TsaD, which produces MLVLGIDTSCDDTSAAVVENGVQIVSNVISSQTEIHKKYGGIVPELASRRHIEMIWPVVDEALRQAGILFQNLSGIAVCQGPGLIGSLLVGCSFAKAVSYTKKIPLVAVNHLEGHIFSAFLDDPKPSFPFLSLMVSGGHTCLFRVEEFGRYRELGRTRDDAAGEAYDKVSKLLGLGYPGGPVIDRLASDGDPKAIDFPRAYLPESLDFSFSGLKTAVLHLVRKQGTGGVSHRLEDIAASFQASVVDVLVRKTEWAIRKERMTRLVLSGGVAANSALRKRMKEMAAERDADVFIPAVSLCTDNAAMIAAAGYHHLKSGNTAGLDLNPRAYLPL
- the ileS gene encoding isoleucine--tRNA ligase, whose amino-acid sequence is MPKDYKDTLNLPLTDFPMKANLAQKEPFLLRFWEEKEIYARIQEKNRKGTHYILHDGPPYANGHIHIGHALNKILKDIIVKYKSMKGFYAPYVPGWDCHGLPIELQVDKNLGDRKDTLDILEKRRLCKGYAAEFVDIQRDEFVRLGVFGDWQTPYLTMSNAYEGTIVREFCRFFENGYVYKGKKPVHWCPSCITALAEAEVEYGNKESPSIFVKFPLDEENIRRYFPELEGEKVSVLIWTTTPWTLPANLAVAFHPDFGYIAVRQDSETYLIAEGRQEALREKIGLGGNTVSRKTGKELEGMHVRHPFFGRHSVAVLGEFVSLEDGTGIVHIAPGHGEDDYETGLKYNLDIYAPVDKHGKFRFSGTEQDSSLQGKFVFKANAEIIGILKEHNALVMEEKITHSYPHCWRCKKPVIFRATAQWFISMDRKGLRQQALSEIGNATWIPKWGMDRIQGMVSNRPDWCISRQRAWGVPITVLRCDACEEFVSDHDVLSRIVALVEEQSADVWFMKNPEEFLPAGYVCRKCGSSSFSKETDILDVWFDSGVSHAAVMETDERLSWPADMYLEGSDQHRGWFQSSLLASVGTRGKAPYRTVLTHGFTVDGQGKKMSKSLGNVVAPQEVIKSNGAEILRLWVSAEDYRDDVRISKEILDRLTEAYRKIRNTCRFLLGNVYDFDGQDYRSDMLEIDRWAMSRLQSFTRKVVSAYDSFDFHEVFHSIYNFCVVDMSSFYLDVLKDRLYTFKSDSRERRAAQWVLSRILSTMTRLMAPILSFTAEEVWQNIRQKGENREQSKTGVVESVFLASFPEVNEEFHDPNLEKTWNDLFMLRNEVNKAIEIRRMERFLGNSLEARIVLRLPEQYKTPVAERKDFLATFFIVSSVALSGESNPDAFKSTEIEGLEISVEKASGTKCQRCWNWSEAVGTFADASDLCDRCHKVVFGKEAR
- the pgi gene encoding glucose-6-phosphate isomerase → MLKKVNPLETAAWKKLQDHFILMKDKRMDAMFRESPERFSRFSLRFEDILLDYSKNIITDETLRLFLALAEEVHLREAIEKMFSGDAINETENRAVLHTALRNRANSPVYVNGNDVMPEVNRVLNQMEGFSELVLSGKWKGYAGKPVSDIVNIGIGGSDLGPVMVTEALKPYKMSRINAHFVSNIDATHITETLKNLSPETTLFMIASKTFTTQETMTNAHTARKWFLAAAKDEIHIQKHFVAISTNEEAVKDFGIDPAHMFRFWDWVGGRYSLWSAIGLSIACAVGFENFTELLEGAHAMDRHFRETPFEKNIPVILACIGIWYNNFFGAQTEAILPYDQYMHRFPAYFQQGNMESNGKSVGRDGHEIAHQSGPVIWGEPGTNGQHAFYQLLHQGTKLVPCDFIAPAISHNPSGDHHPTLLSNFFAQTEALMKGRSEDEVVGELRRAGKSEEEIRRLAPFMVFKGNRPSNSILCKKLTPRTLGSLIAMYEHKIFVQGVVWNIFSFDQWGVELGKQLAAKILPELGNDDPVSSHDPSTNGLINAFKEMRRKA
- a CDS encoding surface-adhesin E family protein, translating into MKYTVSTLCLAMSLLVAAVTAGGAEWEYLGADKNGIPLFYDKKNITESDGIIKIFQKQAYPEEMLQRIGERFGARYADLKKIVNLVEIDCESRSTRTSSVTYYDAKDNIIETKQGDREWTSIPYAHASASNILYELSCPAEWTHITSSKEQDYFLNARRISSSTSDVTFWMKGVDRTTSLDTEKDKFTIRCNNGTYALRYHVKYAPDGTASTVKSYERLAEWSKIGNDTIIGFFRQVLCTDGLARKDIREHLNYLTQK
- the lgt gene encoding prolipoprotein diacylglyceryl transferase, whose translation is MYPVLFKFGPLTVHTYGFLVALGFLIGLSFAVIQAKKEGVSSEKIIDLSFYLLLSAIIGSRLFFVFINFDHYLSKPLDIFKIWEGGLVFYGGVLLAIPTVLWYVKKHSLPFWSTADIFTPSIAIGHSFGRLGCFAAGCCYGKTAELLPWGVIFTDPECLAPTRLPLHPTQLYESAGEFVNFLVLLGLRRHKSFNGQLFMTYLLLYSVLRFTVEFFRGDISRGFIYSQLSVSQGISILLFLGGIAGFIILKHRNRRVTGNSP
- the lspA gene encoding signal peptidase II — encoded protein: MKRNAYVFLIVVGIVVLDQVTKYWIASSMGPTDSIELFPFLHIVNVRNTGAAFGSFRELGSSFFIIVSGMAIVFVIYLLHKRLYNTIGLSLILGGAIGNLIDRIAYGQVVDFIDFSVGRFHWPAFNVADSSLTIGIGVIFLTSFLKKQPSPTQ